ACATCGACGCCTCGACGGCCGACGGTGCCCGCCGGTGGCAGCAACTGCTGGCCGGCGCCGCCATCCTCATCGAGAACACCCGTCCCGGTTCGGATGCCGAGAAGACGTTGGCGGTCAGGCAGATTCACGCCGACCACCCGTCGCTGGTGATCCTGTCGATCAGCGACTTCGGTCGCGACTCCGACTACCGCAGGTGGCAGGCCACCACGCCGGTGCTGCACGCGCTGACCAGTGAGCTGTCGCGCTCGGGTATCCCGGGTCGCGAACCGCTGGTCCCGCCTGCCCCGCAGCTGCCCTATCACGTGGCCGCCGCCCAGGCCGCGGTGCTGACCATGAGTGTGTACCTCGACCGGCTGCGCACCGGCACAGGCGATCTCATCGACTTCGCGGTCCTCGACGGGGCGATGCAGACACTCGACCCTCCGTTCGGCACGCCGGGCACCGGATCGGCCGGTGTGCCGCTCAGTGAACAGCGGCGGAACTGGGCGGCCGAACGGCAGCGCTACCCGATCGTGCGCTGCAAGGACGGCTACGTACGGATCTGCGTGTTGGCGAAACGCCAGTGGCAGGGCATGTTCACCTGGCTGGGAAAGCCGGAAGAATACGCTGACCCCAAGTTCAACAGCCTCATCGAGCGCTTCAAGTCGCCGACGCTGCTGCAGGCGATCGAGAAGTTCTGCGCCGACAAGACCCGCGCCGAGTTGGAGACCGAGGGACAGCGACACGGTGTGCCCACCGCTGCCGTGCTCACGCTGACCGAGGCGCTGGACACCGAACAGGTCAAAAACCGTGGTTTCTTCCGCGAGGTGCAACTCGCCGACGGGCTCACCGCACCGGTGCCGGTGGGTGTCTGCGAGGTGGACGGCCACCGCGCCGGCGCGCTCACCGCACCGCCGGACACGCCCGCGTGTCCCGCGGGTGCACCGGTCCTGGCCGGCCGTGCGCGCCGCAGTGAAGGCCTTCCGCTGCAAGGGATTCGGGTGCTCGATCTCGGGGTGATCGTCGTCGGTGCGGACACCGGTCGGTTGTTCGCCGACCTCGGTGCCGAGGTCATCAAGATAGAGAATTCGGCATTCCCCGACGGCCTCCGCGGCAGGCTCAACATGATGTCGCAGACCTACGCCTCGGGTCAGCGCAACAAACGCTCGATCGGCATCGACCTGCGATCCGATGAGGGCCGCGCGCTCGCGCACCGGCTCGCCGAGGACGCCGACGTGGTGCTGACGAACTTCAAACCCGGTGTCGCGCAGTCCCTCGGCATGGATTTCGCGACGTTGGCGAAGGTGAATCCCGGCATCGTGGTGGTCGACAGTTCGGCGTTCGGCCCGACCGGTCCCTGGGCCAGGCGGTTGGGCTACGGACCGCTGGTGCGGGCCGCGGCCGGATTCACCGACCTGTGGGTGTACCCGGACGCACCTGGCGAGTTCTGCGACACCGTCACGGTGTACCCCGACCACGTCGCGGCGCGCATCGGCGCGCTCACCGCCCTGACGCTGTTGCTGCGCCGTGAACGCACAGGCACCGGCGGCGCGGTCAGCGTCGCACAGTCCGAGGTGATGCTGAGCCATCTCGCGAGCGAGATCGCCGCGGCCGTGCTGCAACGCCAGGGCCACCAGCGGTCCGGCGAACCGGTCCACGACGCGCCGTGGGGCCTGTTCCCCGCCGAGGGCGACGACTCATGGGTGGCGGTGACGGTTCGCGACACCGCCGACTGGCTCGCGCTGTGCGCGGTGATCGGCCGGGAAGACCTCGGAGCCGACGGCGCCTTGCGCACGCGGGCCGGTCGCGACGCCTGCCGCGCGCGCATCGACGAGGCGGTCCGGGCGTGGACGTCGGTGCGTACCGCGGCGGCGGCGATGGAGCGGCTGCAGCACGCCGGCGTGCCCGCCGGTGCCGTACTGCACGCCGCGGAGGTCCCCGACTTCGGCTACTACGTGCAGCGCCGTGCCTTCCGCGAGGAGCTGCACCCGCGCGCCACCGAGCCGTTCATGATGGAGAACGTCCAGATCCACTCCGACCGCGTGGCCGACCCGCCGCTGGGCCAGGCCCCGCTGCTGGGTGAGCAGACCCGCGCGATCGCCGCGGAACTGCTCGGCCTGTCCGACGCCGAGATCGACGAGCTCATCGAGCGTGGGGTGCTGGAGGTGGCTCAGGAGGTGGTGACGGCCGAACGGTGAGGTCTGCGGGTACTTCGGGGACGTCTCGTACGATTCGGGGATCACAGCCACCACGAATCGCCGGAACTGACCGCATGGAGATCGACTTCACCCGACTCAGGTACTTCGTCGCGGTCGCCGAAGAGCTGCACTTCAAACGTGCGGCCGACCGGTTGATGATCACGCCTCCTCCGCTCTCCAAGCAGATCAAGTTGTTGGAGAAGGAGCTCGGCGGGCAGTTGTTCGAACGCGACTATCACCGGGTGCGGCTGACCCCGCTCGGCGAGCAGCTGCTCTGCCCGGCGCGGGACATCCTGGCCCGCGTCGAGGACCTGAAGGCGACTGCGACGCGGATCACCCAGGCCGTCGCCCCGGTACGGGTCGGCGTCACGGCGTACGCGCCGTCGGACTTTCTGGCGCGGCTGGAGAAGGCGGTCGCCGGCCTGGCGGTGCCGACGCAGTTCAGCGTCCCCGGATCGGCCGCCGAGGTCACCGCCAAACTGGTGTCGGGTCATCTCGACATCGGGCTGATCCATCTGCCCTCGGCAGACAAGCGGCTGCGTCACCGGGTGGTGGCGCGGTACCAGGGCGCGATCGCGGTCCGGTTCGACGATCCGTTGGCCGCCAACGACACCGTGGCGATCGAGGAACTGCGCGACCGCGAGGTCGTGATCGATTTCGCGCGGCCCAACCCGGTGGTGCTCGCAGGCCTGACGCGGGGTCTCAACTCCAAGGGCGTCACCAAGATCGTGCGCACCGTCAACCAGCTCGGAGGCGAACTGGAGATGGCGACCCAGGTGTTCAACCGCCACCTGGTCGCGATCGTCACCTACGCGCCCGAATCGATGATCGGACGCATCTTCTCCCCGCCGGAGTTCAAGCTGATCCCCATCGACGAGGCGACGTGGGCGCCCGCGCTGATCGCGCTCGCATGGGCACCGGATCGTCTGGCGGACCGTCGCTTCCGGCAGACTCCGCGCCCCGCCCAGGTCGAGGCCCTGGTCGGTGAGCTCGAACGCGCCGTGGCGCCTCGGGAGGGGTGTATGCGAAGCTCGGGAGCCGGTCACGCGCGGAGTTAGCTGCGCTTCGGAGATGAGCTGCGGCCCGGTAAGGTGAGCCCCGTGATTGGGCGGATCATGGGTGTCGGCGCGGGGGTGTTCGCCGCTGCGGCGGTGCTGACCGGCGCGCTGACGGCGCAGGCCCCGGGCCCGGCGGTCGAGCTCGCCGACGACACCGATGCGCTCGCCGCCGGTGACGGTGCCCTGGCCGACGGCCAGGCCTTCTCCCCCTTCGACCTGCAGCAACCGGCGATCGCCAAACTCGATCCGCGGTTGCTGGCGGCCGTGCAGAACGCCGCGAACGCCGCGGCGGCCGAGGGCATCACCATGACCGTCACCTCGGGTTGGCGCTCACCGCAGTTCCAGCAGAAACTGCTCGACGATGCGGTTACGACCTACGGCAGCGTCGCGGCGGCGCGTGAATACGTACAGACCCCCACGGCCTCGCGGCATGTCAGCGGCGAGGC
This region of Mycolicibacterium goodii genomic DNA includes:
- a CDS encoding CaiB/BaiF CoA-transferase family protein, whose amino-acid sequence is MTSTDTYDPPLSGVRVVDLSSGPITAVGRLLADLGARVTPVNLAGVTETDATVGPHIGSTPVGTAINRLGLTTLDIDASTADGARRWQQLLAGAAILIENTRPGSDAEKTLAVRQIHADHPSLVILSISDFGRDSDYRRWQATTPVLHALTSELSRSGIPGREPLVPPAPQLPYHVAAAQAAVLTMSVYLDRLRTGTGDLIDFAVLDGAMQTLDPPFGTPGTGSAGVPLSEQRRNWAAERQRYPIVRCKDGYVRICVLAKRQWQGMFTWLGKPEEYADPKFNSLIERFKSPTLLQAIEKFCADKTRAELETEGQRHGVPTAAVLTLTEALDTEQVKNRGFFREVQLADGLTAPVPVGVCEVDGHRAGALTAPPDTPACPAGAPVLAGRARRSEGLPLQGIRVLDLGVIVVGADTGRLFADLGAEVIKIENSAFPDGLRGRLNMMSQTYASGQRNKRSIGIDLRSDEGRALAHRLAEDADVVLTNFKPGVAQSLGMDFATLAKVNPGIVVVDSSAFGPTGPWARRLGYGPLVRAAAGFTDLWVYPDAPGEFCDTVTVYPDHVAARIGALTALTLLLRRERTGTGGAVSVAQSEVMLSHLASEIAAAVLQRQGHQRSGEPVHDAPWGLFPAEGDDSWVAVTVRDTADWLALCAVIGREDLGADGALRTRAGRDACRARIDEAVRAWTSVRTAAAAMERLQHAGVPAGAVLHAAEVPDFGYYVQRRAFREELHPRATEPFMMENVQIHSDRVADPPLGQAPLLGEQTRAIAAELLGLSDAEIDELIERGVLEVAQEVVTAER
- a CDS encoding LysR family transcriptional regulator; the encoded protein is MEIDFTRLRYFVAVAEELHFKRAADRLMITPPPLSKQIKLLEKELGGQLFERDYHRVRLTPLGEQLLCPARDILARVEDLKATATRITQAVAPVRVGVTAYAPSDFLARLEKAVAGLAVPTQFSVPGSAAEVTAKLVSGHLDIGLIHLPSADKRLRHRVVARYQGAIAVRFDDPLAANDTVAIEELRDREVVIDFARPNPVVLAGLTRGLNSKGVTKIVRTVNQLGGELEMATQVFNRHLVAIVTYAPESMIGRIFSPPEFKLIPIDEATWAPALIALAWAPDRLADRRFRQTPRPAQVEALVGELERAVAPREGCMRSSGAGHARS
- a CDS encoding M15 family metallopeptidase, which encodes MGVGAGVFAAAAVLTGALTAQAPGPAVELADDTDALAAGDGALADGQAFSPFDLQQPAIAKLDPRLLAAVQNAANAAAAEGITMTVTSGWRSPQFQQKLLDDAVTTYGSVAAAREYVQTPTASRHVSGEAVDIGGTGADGWLIANGPRFGLCQIYANEAWHFELVADPLGNCPPLLPNAAG